One Arthrobacter sp. StoSoilB19 DNA window includes the following coding sequences:
- a CDS encoding DUF5719 family protein, giving the protein MHDHTPPATAQSDAGTQPATKQPAPERTGTGTDRKASGRGATRLPGAKGRAASAAGVAAGVLILAGTGAVVAAGSLTPHPETSRTVPAAEAAVPAGASIGVCPGPARLLEGTDAGTDAQFRPESATAATRVSAAVLGAGGVLPGSRLSGLDGTAAVEIAKDPGAAPTAGTPQELLAGVVADRAVDQVNVLSANALANQNASAAGAMKYTASDGDLQGSAAATCAQPSNDQWLAGAATTLGRTSVLALTNASSTPATVSLELFGAGGQIQAPGSRGLLVAPGTTRSVVLAGLAPNESQLSVHVRSAGGPVAASIQQSVLRGLTPGGVDFISPGAAPAVRQVMTGVDIQDPAGVAALTGQPGYRDAGPALELTVPGASDAVVEIKLYGRDGQHALPSGGVITAKAGSTTEVSLAGVPAGQYTVAASSDVSFVAAARMGRGLQAGQPLDVAWAASAVRLGSQHVVPVPKGGLRQLVFGALDARATITYAPITADGKVRPAATADIAGGTTASISIPAQADGADVVGYVVSASGGAAYGAVLVGQDGRNDVSSLAFLAAAAGRETVPVTLGY; this is encoded by the coding sequence ATGCATGACCACACCCCACCGGCCACGGCGCAGTCCGATGCCGGAACGCAGCCCGCAACCAAGCAGCCGGCCCCGGAGCGGACCGGGACCGGGACAGACAGGAAGGCATCCGGCCGCGGCGCTACCCGGCTGCCCGGCGCCAAGGGCCGCGCAGCATCCGCGGCCGGAGTGGCGGCAGGCGTCCTCATCCTTGCCGGCACCGGTGCCGTGGTGGCCGCGGGGTCATTGACGCCGCATCCGGAAACCAGCCGGACTGTGCCGGCCGCGGAAGCCGCTGTTCCCGCAGGAGCCAGCATCGGAGTCTGCCCCGGGCCTGCGCGGCTGCTGGAAGGCACCGACGCGGGCACTGACGCCCAGTTCCGGCCCGAGTCAGCCACGGCCGCAACCAGGGTCAGCGCCGCTGTGCTTGGCGCGGGCGGCGTGCTGCCGGGGAGCCGGCTGTCAGGACTGGACGGAACGGCCGCCGTCGAAATCGCCAAGGACCCCGGCGCGGCGCCCACTGCCGGCACCCCCCAGGAGCTCCTTGCCGGAGTAGTTGCCGACCGCGCGGTGGACCAGGTCAATGTCCTCAGTGCCAACGCCCTGGCAAACCAGAACGCATCGGCTGCGGGTGCCATGAAGTACACCGCCAGCGACGGCGACCTCCAGGGCAGTGCCGCGGCGACGTGCGCGCAACCCTCCAACGACCAGTGGCTTGCAGGTGCCGCCACCACGCTTGGCCGCACCTCCGTGCTGGCGCTGACCAATGCCTCCAGCACTCCTGCCACCGTGAGCCTGGAGCTGTTCGGGGCGGGCGGTCAGATCCAGGCTCCGGGCAGCCGCGGACTGCTGGTTGCCCCCGGCACCACGCGCAGCGTAGTCCTCGCAGGGCTGGCGCCCAACGAGTCCCAGCTCAGCGTGCATGTCCGCAGCGCCGGTGGCCCGGTTGCCGCGTCAATCCAGCAAAGTGTCCTGCGCGGCCTTACCCCGGGCGGCGTGGATTTCATTAGCCCGGGGGCTGCGCCCGCAGTCCGCCAGGTAATGACGGGGGTGGACATCCAGGATCCGGCCGGTGTCGCTGCACTGACCGGGCAGCCGGGGTACCGGGACGCGGGCCCCGCCCTGGAGCTGACCGTTCCCGGCGCCTCCGACGCCGTGGTGGAGATCAAGCTGTACGGTCGGGACGGCCAGCATGCGCTTCCCTCCGGCGGTGTTATCACCGCGAAAGCCGGGTCAACCACGGAAGTATCCCTGGCCGGGGTTCCTGCCGGCCAGTACACCGTCGCGGCCTCATCCGACGTGTCCTTCGTTGCGGCAGCACGCATGGGCCGCGGCCTCCAGGCGGGTCAGCCCCTGGACGTGGCATGGGCGGCGTCCGCCGTGCGGCTCGGCAGCCAGCACGTGGTTCCCGTTCCCAAGGGAGGACTTCGCCAGCTGGTTTTCGGCGCCCTGGACGCCCGGGCCACCATCACTTACGCACCCATCACGGCTGATGGAAAGGTGCGGCCGGCGGCCACCGCGGACATCGCCGGGGGGACAACCGCCTCCATCAGCATTCCGGCACAGGCCGACGGGGCCGACGTCGTGGGCTATGTCGTGTCCGCGTCAGGCGGCGCAGCCTATGGAGCGGTGCTCGTGGGACAGGACGGCCGGAACGATGTTTCCTCCCTGGCTTTCCTGGCTGCTGCGGCCGGGCGGGAAACAGTCCCGGTCACGCTGGGCTACTAA
- a CDS encoding metallopeptidase family protein, giving the protein MQSSNHESGFSVRLADPDASTATGVETAGRSFFRRRRNRHGRGLRGEVMLPTHPGYRTRADRFDDMVLDSAQRLHDIWGKTLDGVRFGVDEIPPDLEQLAAHATTPPMGSYTPASGDDGPMITVYRRVVEQACSSVEELQDLVHDVVVEHTAEMLGVAPETLDPVYRRRY; this is encoded by the coding sequence ATGCAGTCATCGAACCATGAATCAGGCTTTTCGGTCCGGTTGGCTGACCCGGATGCCAGCACGGCAACGGGCGTGGAGACTGCCGGCAGGAGCTTCTTCAGGCGGCGCCGGAACCGCCACGGGCGTGGCCTTCGCGGTGAGGTGATGCTGCCCACGCACCCCGGATACCGGACGCGTGCCGACCGCTTTGACGACATGGTGCTGGATTCAGCCCAGCGGCTGCACGATATTTGGGGCAAAACACTGGACGGCGTGCGCTTTGGTGTGGACGAGATCCCGCCGGACCTTGAGCAGCTGGCCGCCCATGCCACCACGCCGCCGATGGGTTCCTACACACCCGCTTCCGGTGATGACGGGCCCATGATTACGGTGTACCGGCGGGTTGTGGAGCAGGCCTGCTCCAGCGTGGAAGAGCTCCAGGACCTGGTCCACGATGTGGTGGTGGAACACACGGCCGAGATGCTCGGCGTGGCTCCGGAAACCTTGGATCCCGTGTACCGCCGCCGCTATTGA
- a CDS encoding DUF3499 domain-containing protein, with protein sequence MGAIRQCSRSACRQSAVATLTYVYADSTAVLGPLATYAEPHCYDLCEQHADSLTVPRGWEVLRLAMPSTPQQPGPDDLLALANAVRDAAALPPEAQPSAQRGHHSALEAPAGAEGVRRGHLRVLREPS encoded by the coding sequence GTGGGAGCTATCCGTCAGTGTTCAAGGTCAGCCTGCCGCCAGTCGGCGGTAGCCACCCTGACGTACGTGTATGCAGACTCCACCGCAGTCCTGGGTCCGCTGGCCACGTATGCGGAGCCGCACTGCTACGACCTCTGCGAGCAACACGCTGACTCGTTGACCGTTCCCCGCGGCTGGGAAGTGCTGCGCCTGGCCATGCCGTCGACCCCCCAGCAGCCAGGGCCGGATGACCTTTTGGCGCTCGCCAACGCCGTACGGGACGCCGCTGCCCTCCCCCCGGAAGCCCAGCCAAGCGCCCAGCGCGGCCACCATTCCGCCCTTGAAGCTCCTGCGGGCGCCGAAGGGGTACGCCGGGGGCACCTGCGGGTCCTCCGGGAACCTTCCTGA
- the ahcY gene encoding adenosylhomocysteinase, giving the protein MTFDYKVADISLAEAGRHQIRLAEHEMPGLMSLREEFGPTQPLKGARIAGSLHMTVQTAVLIETLTALGAEVRWASCNIFSTQDEAAAAVVVGKGTVEDPKGVPVFAWKGETLEEYWWTAEQILTWPGADSNPELGPNMILDDGGDATMLVHKGVEFEAIGNVPSADAEDSAEYGIFLDVLRRSLAADPQKWTRTAATIRGVSEETTTGVHRLYQLADQGKLLFPAINVNDSVTKSKFDNKYGIRHSLPDGINRATDVLMGGKVAVVCGYGDVGKGAAEALRGQGSRVIVTEIDPICALQAAMDGYQVAKLESVLAQGDIFITTTGNKDVIMAEHMTGMKNKAIVGNIGHFDNEIDIAGLARIPGVKKVEIKPQVHEWVFEEGTAAERSIIVLSEGRLLNLGNATGHPSFVMSNSFANQTIAQIELWTKRDQHEYENKVYVLPKVLDEKVARLHLDALGVELTELTKDQAEYLDIDVAGPYKPEHYRY; this is encoded by the coding sequence ATGACTTTTGACTACAAAGTTGCCGACATCTCCCTGGCGGAAGCCGGCCGCCACCAGATCCGCCTGGCGGAGCACGAAATGCCCGGCCTGATGTCCCTCCGCGAGGAGTTCGGCCCCACCCAGCCGCTCAAGGGTGCCCGGATCGCCGGTTCCCTGCACATGACGGTGCAGACCGCGGTGCTGATCGAGACCCTTACCGCGCTGGGCGCCGAGGTCCGCTGGGCCTCCTGCAACATCTTCTCCACCCAGGACGAGGCCGCCGCGGCCGTGGTGGTGGGCAAGGGTACCGTTGAGGACCCCAAGGGAGTACCCGTGTTCGCCTGGAAGGGCGAGACCCTTGAGGAATACTGGTGGACCGCCGAGCAGATCCTCACCTGGCCCGGCGCCGACTCCAACCCCGAGCTGGGTCCGAACATGATCCTGGACGACGGCGGCGACGCCACCATGCTGGTCCACAAGGGTGTCGAGTTCGAGGCCATCGGCAACGTGCCGTCCGCCGATGCCGAGGATTCCGCGGAATACGGCATCTTCCTGGACGTGCTGCGCCGCTCGCTTGCCGCGGACCCGCAGAAGTGGACCCGGACGGCAGCCACGATCAGGGGCGTCAGCGAGGAGACCACTACCGGTGTCCACCGCCTCTACCAACTGGCTGACCAGGGCAAGCTGCTCTTCCCGGCCATCAACGTCAACGACTCCGTCACCAAGAGCAAGTTCGACAACAAGTACGGCATCCGCCATTCGCTGCCCGACGGCATCAACCGGGCCACGGATGTGCTCATGGGCGGAAAGGTCGCTGTCGTCTGCGGTTACGGCGACGTGGGCAAGGGCGCGGCCGAGGCGCTGCGCGGCCAGGGTTCACGCGTCATTGTCACCGAGATCGACCCCATCTGCGCGCTGCAGGCGGCCATGGACGGCTACCAGGTGGCCAAGCTGGAATCCGTCCTGGCCCAGGGCGACATCTTCATCACCACCACGGGCAACAAAGACGTCATCATGGCCGAGCACATGACCGGCATGAAGAACAAGGCCATTGTGGGCAACATCGGCCACTTCGACAACGAAATCGACATCGCCGGCCTGGCCCGCATCCCCGGCGTCAAAAAGGTCGAAATCAAGCCCCAGGTCCACGAATGGGTCTTTGAGGAAGGCACGGCGGCGGAGCGCTCCATTATCGTCCTGTCCGAGGGCCGCCTGCTCAACCTTGGCAACGCAACCGGCCATCCGTCTTTCGTGATGAGCAACTCGTTCGCAAACCAAACCATTGCGCAGATCGAGCTGTGGACCAAGCGGGACCAGCACGAGTATGAGAACAAGGTCTACGTGCTGCCCAAGGTCCTGGACGAAAAGGTGGCCCGGCTGCACCTGGACGCCCTGGGCGTTGAACTTACGGAACTGACCAAGGACCAGGCGGAATACCTGGACATCGACGTCGCCGGTCCGTACAAGCCCGAGCACTATCGTTACTGA
- a CDS encoding Ig-like domain-containing protein, with translation MEPDVKPRRRGTAKKILAVAAVCVLAALGGVFAAVAPGLAGGPLESEAGSALRTSPGIASPVVPPVTFDAAPANGAKQVNPAAPVSLKVGNGTIQRVTLASTAGKTIDGSIDASGTAWSATGPLEFNTEYSYTYVVKDAAGRETSTTQSFNTVTSSHEADAAVYPLNGMKVGVGQPLQIIFSEPVTNRAAVEKAIKITTTAGQAGAFHWYSDTMVRYRPENFWAANSTVTMDMQLFGVDLGNGQIANFNKKVNVSIGEKKVAVADATAHTFTLSVNDQPVKTLPVSMGDKRFPSAKGYAVLMEKNRFDHFRAASIGLKPDDPAYYGEADVEYTIRLTLSGAYIHQALESAFPYIGNANVSHGCIGFLPDGAAWVFDNMGTGDVVQIINTEGDYAANTDGFGDWNIPWSEYDN, from the coding sequence ATGGAGCCTGATGTAAAGCCCCGCCGGCGGGGGACTGCCAAGAAAATCCTTGCCGTGGCAGCCGTGTGTGTCCTGGCTGCCCTGGGCGGGGTTTTCGCCGCCGTCGCCCCGGGCCTTGCCGGCGGCCCGCTTGAATCCGAAGCAGGCTCCGCACTGCGGACATCGCCGGGCATCGCTTCCCCCGTTGTTCCGCCCGTGACTTTCGACGCGGCGCCGGCCAACGGTGCAAAGCAGGTGAACCCTGCGGCCCCGGTGTCCCTGAAAGTGGGCAACGGGACCATCCAGCGCGTCACGCTCGCCAGTACGGCGGGGAAGACCATTGATGGCAGCATCGATGCCAGTGGGACGGCGTGGTCCGCCACCGGGCCCCTGGAATTCAACACCGAGTACAGCTACACCTACGTGGTCAAGGACGCCGCCGGACGCGAGACCAGCACCACGCAGTCCTTCAACACGGTGACAAGTTCCCACGAGGCCGACGCCGCCGTCTACCCGCTGAACGGCATGAAGGTGGGCGTGGGGCAGCCCCTGCAGATCATCTTCAGCGAACCCGTGACCAACCGCGCCGCCGTGGAAAAGGCCATCAAGATCACCACGACGGCGGGACAGGCCGGAGCATTCCATTGGTACAGCGACACCATGGTCCGGTACCGCCCGGAGAACTTCTGGGCAGCGAACTCCACCGTCACCATGGACATGCAGCTCTTCGGGGTTGACCTGGGCAACGGCCAAATCGCGAACTTCAACAAAAAGGTGAATGTCTCGATCGGAGAAAAGAAGGTGGCCGTCGCCGATGCCACCGCGCATACCTTCACGCTCAGCGTCAACGACCAGCCCGTCAAGACCCTGCCCGTCAGCATGGGGGATAAGCGCTTCCCCTCGGCAAAGGGATATGCAGTGCTCATGGAGAAGAACCGCTTTGACCACTTCAGGGCGGCAAGCATCGGGCTGAAGCCCGACGATCCTGCCTACTACGGTGAGGCCGACGTCGAATACACCATCCGCCTCACCCTGAGCGGCGCCTACATCCACCAGGCCCTTGAATCGGCCTTTCCATACATCGGGAACGCCAACGTGTCCCACGGGTGCATCGGCTTCCTGCCCGACGGAGCGGCGTGGGTGTTCGACAACATGGGAACCGGCGACGTGGTCCAGATCATCAACACCGAGGGTGACTACGCGGCGAATACCGACGGGTTCGGCGACTGGAATATCCCGTGGAGCGAATACGACAACTAG
- a CDS encoding RDD family protein produces the protein MSPIITGEAVVLELRPASFAARALGLFIDAIVHVVLLVLVMIGLSAAGADLDGAAARALGLAAVVFCLVVVPVAVETLSRGRSLGKLATGLRVVREDGGAIRFRHAVIRGLTGFLEIYLTFGGLALAVALFNDKSRRLGDLLAGNYAVRSRVPADQALRVFVPPHLQSWAAAADIGHIPDATARRAAQFIRQAGRMAPLSRAGMAQAIAAELSAHVAPPPPPGTGADDYLAAVVAERRQREFTRLSLSHRRNTEIGERLQRLPFST, from the coding sequence GTGAGCCCGATAATCACCGGCGAGGCAGTGGTGCTGGAGCTCCGGCCGGCGAGCTTCGCCGCCCGGGCCCTGGGCCTGTTTATCGACGCAATCGTCCACGTAGTCCTGCTGGTGCTGGTCATGATTGGCCTGTCGGCCGCAGGCGCGGACCTCGACGGGGCAGCCGCGCGGGCCCTGGGCCTGGCCGCCGTCGTGTTCTGCCTGGTGGTGGTGCCCGTGGCCGTCGAGACCCTGAGCCGGGGCCGATCGCTGGGTAAGCTGGCCACGGGCCTGCGGGTGGTCCGTGAGGACGGCGGCGCCATCCGGTTCCGGCATGCGGTGATCCGCGGCCTGACCGGGTTCCTTGAGATCTATCTGACGTTCGGCGGCCTTGCCCTCGCCGTGGCGCTCTTCAACGACAAGTCCAGGCGGCTCGGCGATTTGCTCGCAGGCAACTATGCTGTCCGCAGCCGGGTACCTGCGGACCAGGCCCTCCGGGTCTTTGTTCCACCCCATCTGCAGTCGTGGGCTGCAGCGGCGGATATTGGCCATATTCCGGATGCCACAGCCCGCAGGGCCGCCCAGTTTATCCGCCAGGCCGGCCGGATGGCACCGCTGTCCCGGGCGGGCATGGCGCAGGCCATCGCCGCTGAACTCTCCGCACACGTGGCTCCGCCCCCGCCTCCGGGCACGGGCGCCGACGACTATCTGGCCGCCGTCGTGGCTGAACGGCGGCAGAGGGAGTTCACCAGGCTGTCGCTGTCACACCGGCGGAACACGGAGATCGGGGAACGGCTGCAGCGTCTGCCGTTCTCCACCTGA
- a CDS encoding stage II sporulation protein M — MDMDAFAAVNADKWARLRKLAGKGRLTGAEADELLALYQSTSGHLSLVRSMAPESGLSASLSATLAQARTRFTGARSNALADLARFFVVALPAALYRLTWLTLACGTAFVLIAAAYAIWIGTSPEALRAVASEAAAAQYVNEDFINYYSENPAASFAGAVWTNNAWISAQAVALGITGVWVPMILFSNAQGVGIAAGIFASAGKSDVFFSYILPHGLMELTAVFVASAAGLRVFWAMVAPGPRTRGRAVAEEGRSLITVALGLVVVLFVSGLVEGFVTPSPLPAWARIGIGAAVLSAYWVYVLVWGRRACLAGERGDLRREDAGYTEIAA, encoded by the coding sequence GTGGACATGGATGCCTTCGCCGCCGTCAATGCGGACAAGTGGGCGCGCCTGCGTAAGCTTGCCGGCAAGGGCAGGCTCACCGGAGCCGAAGCCGACGAATTGCTGGCGCTGTACCAGTCCACGTCCGGCCACCTGTCGCTGGTCCGTTCCATGGCGCCGGAAAGCGGACTCTCCGCGTCCCTCTCGGCCACGCTGGCCCAGGCACGGACCCGCTTCACCGGCGCCCGCTCGAATGCCTTGGCTGACCTTGCACGGTTCTTCGTCGTGGCCCTGCCGGCGGCCCTGTACCGGCTGACCTGGCTGACCCTGGCCTGCGGCACCGCTTTCGTGCTCATCGCTGCCGCGTACGCCATCTGGATCGGGACGTCCCCCGAAGCCCTCCGGGCCGTGGCCTCGGAAGCCGCTGCCGCCCAGTACGTGAACGAGGACTTCATCAATTACTACTCGGAGAACCCGGCAGCGTCCTTTGCCGGTGCCGTCTGGACCAATAATGCCTGGATCAGCGCACAGGCCGTGGCCCTGGGGATCACCGGTGTGTGGGTGCCAATGATCCTGTTCAGCAATGCCCAGGGAGTGGGCATTGCAGCGGGCATCTTCGCGTCTGCCGGCAAGTCCGACGTCTTCTTCAGCTACATCCTGCCGCACGGGCTCATGGAGCTCACCGCCGTCTTCGTTGCCTCCGCAGCAGGCCTTCGGGTCTTCTGGGCAATGGTCGCACCCGGACCACGGACCAGGGGCCGCGCCGTCGCGGAAGAGGGCAGGTCACTGATTACGGTGGCCCTGGGGCTCGTGGTGGTGCTGTTCGTCTCAGGCCTGGTGGAAGGGTTCGTCACCCCCAGTCCGCTGCCGGCCTGGGCCAGGATCGGAATCGGGGCGGCGGTTCTCAGCGCGTATTGGGTCTACGTCCTGGTGTGGGGCAGGCGCGCCTGCCTTGCAGGGGAGCGCGGCGACCTCCGCCGCGAGGATGCCGGCTACACGGAAATCGCTGCCTGA
- a CDS encoding TIGR01906 family membrane protein, whose translation MNDETPARAKSATPQPEPFLDTSGDSDEPAFSWLTPAAGDKPARNEPAGDKPAGDKPAAGKPGGEKPAGDKPGINRTGPDEAGGHAGRNQAAAGSKAAQPGSRADRKAAEAAVGSSANGSSTAGAPAAAAAASRRPAEHTSAAGSAAAGPGTGSPVFKEPLPTSALHVRPPEEEVERRNAQRESAANAKPVAPRVMQVLLAIIYPVILLILAVRAVTSPLFLWVEYNRPGFPGDGYGFNTDDRMTYGSYAVDYLSNWAGPRYLGDLVHRGGEKLFKDGEVSHMADVKVVILSTFGAGALLLLLALTAILYLRKRSTGGIRRGLFAGSIITLALILGLGTLAALGWQQFFTEFHRVFFAAGSWTFSLDDTLIRLFPSQFWIDAGIAIAGLVLLASIVTMVLTWPTRRRRGIAQQAKPARADQDKADREKTGPATADQP comes from the coding sequence GTGAATGACGAGACACCGGCCCGCGCCAAAAGCGCCACGCCGCAGCCGGAGCCGTTCCTGGACACGTCCGGGGACTCCGACGAGCCCGCATTTTCCTGGCTGACGCCCGCTGCCGGGGACAAACCGGCCCGGAACGAACCGGCCGGGGACAAACCGGCCGGGGACAAACCTGCCGCTGGCAAGCCAGGCGGAGAAAAGCCAGCCGGCGACAAGCCCGGCATCAATAGGACCGGCCCCGACGAGGCCGGCGGACACGCCGGCCGGAACCAGGCAGCGGCAGGAAGCAAGGCCGCCCAGCCAGGAAGCCGGGCCGACCGCAAGGCCGCGGAAGCCGCCGTCGGATCCTCCGCCAACGGCTCCTCCACCGCCGGAGCCCCAGCCGCCGCAGCTGCCGCCTCCCGCAGGCCCGCGGAACACACTTCCGCCGCGGGCTCCGCCGCGGCCGGGCCCGGCACCGGTTCGCCGGTATTCAAGGAACCCCTTCCCACGTCAGCACTGCACGTCCGTCCCCCCGAGGAGGAAGTGGAGCGCCGCAACGCCCAGCGCGAAAGCGCCGCGAACGCCAAACCCGTGGCACCGCGTGTCATGCAGGTTTTGCTGGCCATCATCTACCCGGTAATCCTGCTGATCCTGGCCGTCCGGGCGGTGACCAGCCCGCTTTTTCTCTGGGTGGAGTACAACCGTCCCGGGTTCCCCGGTGACGGGTACGGCTTCAACACCGACGACAGAATGACGTACGGCTCCTATGCGGTGGACTACCTGAGCAACTGGGCGGGCCCCAGGTACCTGGGCGATCTGGTGCACCGCGGCGGCGAAAAGCTCTTCAAGGACGGCGAAGTCAGCCACATGGCCGACGTCAAGGTTGTCATCCTGTCCACCTTTGGTGCCGGTGCACTGCTGCTCCTCCTGGCGCTGACCGCCATCCTGTACCTGCGCAAACGCAGCACCGGCGGGATCCGGCGCGGCCTCTTCGCCGGTTCCATCATCACGCTGGCACTGATCCTGGGCCTCGGCACGCTGGCGGCCCTGGGCTGGCAGCAGTTCTTCACCGAATTCCACCGGGTCTTCTTCGCCGCCGGGTCCTGGACCTTCAGCCTGGATGACACCCTGATCCGGCTGTTCCCCAGCCAGTTCTGGATCGACGCCGGCATCGCCATCGCGGGCCTGGTGCTCCTGGCATCCATTGTGACGATGGTCCTCACCTGGCCCACTCGACGCCGCCGCGGTATTGCGCAGCAGGCAAAGCCGGCCAGGGCGGATCAGGACAAGGCGGACCGGGAAAAGACGGGGCCGGCCACGGCGGATCAGCCGTAG
- a CDS encoding AMP-dependent synthetase/ligase, which yields MREASTELLVELEANSNVTDLLLEQHAANPAHALYRRKGPNGWVDIPAQKFLQDVSALAKGLIAGGLEPGDTVAVMSPTSYEWTLVDFAIWFAGGVTVPIYETSSASQVEWIIQDAGVRRVFAGDRATVQLVSGVVAGCAELSDRLVNVVRMDYDGEAPDLASLAAAGTGVSDAELERHRSRVGLADLASLVYTSGTTGKPKGCEITHGNFALVAKNIVAFLPEILQEDQARTLMFLPLAHVLARAVQVVCLAAGATLGHTPGAAQLLEDLGTFRPTFLLVVPRIFEKVRATAAHKAAVAGKGRLFDAAAAAAIEYSREQDRHSRGEGPGPGRLSRIRHGIYDRLVYPRLRQAMGGEVGYTVSGASPLASEDAHFFRGVGIPVLEGYGLTETTAPCTANTPSRTKVGTVGIPIPGTTIRVAEDGEILVKGIGVFRGYHSNPEANAEAFVDGFFRTGDLGELDKDGFLTVTGRKKDLLVTAGGKNVAPGPLEEKIRSHQLVAHAVVVGDGKPFVSALLTLDPEGVANWRSERGLPPLPLSEAANDPAVLAAVQEAVDLANRMVSKAESVRTFRLLDAEFSVESGHLTPSLKLKRSAVVQEFQAEIAGIYG from the coding sequence GTGAGAGAAGCGAGCACGGAACTGCTGGTTGAGCTTGAGGCCAACAGCAACGTGACTGACCTGCTGCTGGAGCAGCACGCCGCCAACCCGGCCCACGCCCTGTACCGGCGGAAGGGCCCCAACGGCTGGGTGGATATCCCCGCGCAAAAATTCCTCCAGGACGTCAGCGCCCTGGCCAAGGGGCTCATCGCCGGGGGCCTGGAGCCCGGCGACACGGTGGCCGTGATGTCGCCCACCTCGTACGAATGGACCCTGGTGGACTTCGCCATCTGGTTCGCCGGCGGTGTGACGGTGCCCATCTACGAAACGTCCTCGGCCAGCCAGGTGGAGTGGATCATCCAGGACGCAGGGGTCCGCCGCGTCTTCGCCGGTGACCGGGCCACGGTGCAGCTGGTCAGCGGAGTGGTGGCCGGTTGCGCCGAGCTCAGCGACCGCCTGGTCAACGTGGTGCGGATGGATTACGACGGCGAGGCCCCGGACCTTGCCAGCCTCGCCGCTGCGGGCACCGGAGTCAGTGATGCTGAACTGGAGCGGCACCGCAGCCGCGTGGGGTTGGCCGACCTCGCCTCCCTGGTGTACACATCGGGCACCACGGGTAAGCCCAAAGGGTGCGAGATCACGCACGGGAATTTTGCCCTGGTGGCCAAGAACATCGTTGCGTTCCTGCCCGAGATCCTGCAGGAGGACCAGGCCCGCACCCTGATGTTCCTGCCGCTGGCCCACGTGCTGGCCCGCGCCGTCCAGGTGGTGTGCCTTGCCGCAGGGGCAACGCTGGGGCATACCCCCGGGGCCGCCCAGCTCCTCGAAGACCTCGGCACGTTCCGCCCCACCTTCCTGTTGGTGGTGCCGCGCATCTTCGAAAAGGTCAGGGCCACGGCCGCCCACAAGGCCGCTGTGGCAGGCAAGGGCAGGCTCTTCGACGCCGCAGCGGCCGCCGCCATCGAGTACTCACGCGAACAGGACCGGCACAGCCGCGGCGAGGGGCCTGGTCCGGGCCGGTTGAGCCGGATCAGGCACGGGATCTATGACCGGCTGGTCTACCCGCGGCTGCGCCAGGCGATGGGTGGCGAGGTGGGATACACCGTGTCCGGGGCCAGTCCCCTGGCTTCCGAGGATGCCCATTTCTTCCGTGGCGTAGGCATTCCCGTCCTGGAGGGGTATGGGCTGACCGAGACCACGGCGCCATGCACCGCGAATACGCCTTCCCGCACCAAAGTGGGAACGGTGGGCATTCCCATCCCGGGCACCACCATCCGGGTGGCCGAAGACGGCGAAATCCTGGTCAAGGGAATCGGTGTTTTCCGGGGCTACCATTCCAATCCGGAGGCTAACGCCGAGGCGTTCGTGGACGGATTCTTCCGTACCGGAGACCTCGGTGAACTCGACAAGGACGGTTTCCTTACCGTCACGGGACGCAAAAAGGACCTCCTGGTCACGGCCGGCGGCAAGAACGTGGCGCCCGGGCCGCTGGAGGAGAAGATCCGCAGCCACCAACTGGTGGCCCACGCCGTGGTGGTGGGCGACGGCAAACCGTTCGTGTCAGCCCTGCTGACCCTGGACCCGGAGGGCGTTGCCAACTGGCGGTCCGAAAGGGGCCTTCCTCCCCTCCCCCTCAGCGAAGCCGCGAACGATCCCGCCGTCCTGGCTGCGGTGCAGGAGGCAGTGGACCTGGCCAACCGGATGGTGTCCAAAGCCGAATCGGTGCGCACGTTCAGGCTTCTGGACGCCGAGTTCAGCGTCGAGTCCGGGCACCTCACACCGTCCCTGAAGCTGAAGCGTTCCGCAGTGGTCCAAGAGTTTCAGGCGGAGATTGCCGGAATCTACGGCTGA